In Bacteriovorax stolpii, a single genomic region encodes these proteins:
- the dinB gene encoding DNA polymerase IV: MVRKIIHVDMDCFYAQVEMRDRPELKNVPLAIGGAPGTRSVLCTSNYIARKFGVKSAMPTDYAVRLCPNLVILPPNFRKYKKASEIIQNIFLKYSHKVETVSLDEAYIDVSDHISATDIGRMIKEDILKATGLTASVGIAPNKFLAKIASDWKKPNGFFVIKPHEVQSFIKELPVKLIPGVGKKGHQHLESLGIKTCEDLRRFPPEVLALSFGKFSLDLFYYAQGIDDREVCTDWERKSLSVENTFLKDMTNPEEMKLYLEELLSEMKGRVERHLEDEPHKKIKKIFVKVKYSDFKQSTSEETLIPFEFEENHFDKLANIESYYRLLNVSLAKKSSPVRLLGVGVRFLTGEEADPIQLSLLPLCA; encoded by the coding sequence ATGGTTCGAAAAATAATACATGTAGATATGGATTGTTTTTACGCTCAAGTAGAGATGCGTGATCGTCCAGAACTAAAGAATGTTCCCCTGGCCATTGGTGGGGCACCAGGAACTCGCAGCGTCCTTTGCACAAGTAACTATATTGCCCGCAAGTTCGGGGTGAAATCAGCAATGCCTACGGATTACGCCGTCAGGCTTTGCCCTAATTTGGTGATCCTTCCACCAAATTTTAGAAAATATAAAAAGGCCTCAGAGATCATTCAGAACATTTTTCTGAAGTACTCTCACAAGGTAGAAACTGTGTCTTTAGATGAAGCCTATATCGACGTCAGTGATCATATAAGTGCGACAGATATTGGTCGAATGATTAAAGAAGACATTTTAAAAGCAACAGGGCTTACGGCCTCAGTGGGGATTGCACCTAATAAGTTTCTGGCAAAAATCGCCAGCGACTGGAAAAAGCCCAATGGTTTTTTCGTCATCAAACCCCACGAAGTGCAAAGCTTTATTAAAGAGCTTCCAGTTAAACTTATTCCTGGTGTCGGTAAAAAAGGACACCAGCATTTAGAAAGTCTAGGCATTAAAACTTGCGAAGACTTGAGGCGATTCCCTCCAGAAGTATTGGCCTTAAGTTTTGGCAAGTTTAGCCTGGATCTTTTTTATTACGCTCAAGGAATTGACGATCGAGAAGTCTGCACAGACTGGGAGAGAAAATCTCTTAGTGTGGAAAATACTTTTTTAAAAGACATGACCAATCCGGAAGAAATGAAGCTTTATTTGGAAGAACTTCTCTCAGAGATGAAAGGTCGTGTAGAGCGTCACCTTGAAGATGAGCCCCATAAAAAAATAAAAAAGATTTTTGTCAAAGTGAAGTATTCTGACTTTAAACAGTCGACTTCTGAAGAGACACTCATTCCTTTTGAGTTTGAGGAGAATCATTTTGACAAGCTGGCCAATATCGAAAGCTATTACCGCTTGCTCAATGTTAGCCTTGCAAAAAAAAGTAGCCCTGTACGTCTTCTTGGTGTTGGAGTAAGATTTCTAACAGGAGAAGAAGCCGATCCCATTCAATTAAGCCTGCTTCCTCTCTGTGCTTAA
- a CDS encoding GHKL domain-containing protein produces MFTLKKKSPSTAHNKPLPLEGDLKERLFFHDVINHTHGLLLYLGQKEIDKEDVPAADLKMLVGEIKTLQSLIRDHYNFRHKNLAVTLDWVPFSVAKLSFAQLSATYMGDMNVSSSFKMEGPSVESAQIYYPCFYRIMNNLVKNIAEARVESVEFEFFLKETGLFIKTKNYMKKTDEGNLPEYLSQVILAENVTPIQGLGLESIHHLAEENGGSFSFEIFENTWVNRLFLPTKAVKSEKIAA; encoded by the coding sequence GTGTTTACTTTAAAAAAGAAATCTCCATCTACTGCTCACAACAAACCTCTTCCTCTTGAAGGAGATTTAAAAGAGCGCCTCTTTTTCCACGATGTCATCAATCACACTCACGGGCTGCTTCTTTATTTGGGACAAAAAGAAATTGATAAAGAAGACGTTCCTGCCGCTGATCTCAAGATGCTGGTAGGAGAGATTAAAACTCTTCAAAGCCTTATCCGTGATCACTATAACTTCAGACACAAGAATCTGGCCGTAACGTTAGACTGGGTGCCTTTTAGCGTGGCCAAACTCTCTTTTGCTCAGCTTTCTGCAACCTATATGGGAGACATGAACGTCAGTTCAAGTTTTAAGATGGAAGGGCCATCAGTGGAGAGCGCACAGATTTATTACCCATGCTTTTATCGTATTATGAACAACCTGGTTAAAAACATCGCTGAGGCACGTGTGGAGTCGGTGGAGTTTGAATTCTTTTTAAAAGAGACCGGGTTATTTATCAAAACTAAGAACTACATGAAAAAAACTGATGAAGGAAATTTACCGGAGTATTTATCACAGGTAATCCTGGCCGAAAACGTGACTCCTATTCAAGGCCTGGGACTAGAGTCTATTCATCATCTCGCTGAAGAAAACGGCGGAAGTTTTTCTTTTGAGATCTTCGAGAACACGTGGGTGAATCGTCTCTTTCTTCCAACGAAGGCAGTAAAATCCGAGAAAATCGCTGCTTAA
- a CDS encoding protein-glutamine glutaminase family protein — MIKVLLLLTLILSTTFQAAPAATLARQIKSLPGVLKNAGSPPADLNCNGSLENQSLTSTLYSPHNRKNIELTVLSPERAREIFTTLKNDEDNSFNYPADGCYARAHRMAMVMDEMGVISGKAFVEGELFVQTSMGEIGWTYHVASLVLVKKDGKLVPTVFDPGLFDRPVPFEEWKALLLKDSKSSFQSEYFTKRFNYDPDARHDDLDQYNEEQVEDMKAAIKGFSRLGHMFEYMDNKEKGQ, encoded by the coding sequence ATGATAAAGGTCCTTCTCTTATTGACCCTGATTTTAAGCACAACATTTCAAGCGGCCCCTGCTGCAACTCTTGCTCGTCAGATCAAGTCACTCCCGGGTGTTTTAAAAAATGCAGGCTCACCTCCGGCCGATTTAAATTGCAATGGCTCACTAGAAAATCAAAGTCTAACCTCTACTCTTTACTCTCCTCACAATAGAAAAAATATCGAACTCACAGTGCTCTCTCCAGAAAGAGCACGCGAGATTTTTACCACGTTAAAAAACGATGAAGACAACTCTTTTAATTACCCGGCCGACGGCTGTTATGCCAGAGCTCACCGCATGGCCATGGTGATGGATGAGATGGGTGTGATTTCCGGAAAAGCTTTTGTCGAAGGTGAACTCTTTGTCCAAACTTCTATGGGCGAAATTGGCTGGACTTATCACGTGGCCAGTTTAGTACTGGTAAAAAAAGATGGGAAACTCGTCCCGACTGTTTTTGACCCGGGACTTTTTGATCGCCCGGTTCCTTTTGAAGAATGGAAAGCACTTTTATTAAAAGATTCAAAATCCTCATTTCAAAGTGAGTACTTCACAAAAAGATTTAACTACGATCCTGATGCCCGTCATGATGATTTAGATCAATATAACGAAGAACAAGTCGAAGACATGAAGGCCGCAATTAAAGGCTTCTCGCGCTTAGGACATATGTTTGAATACATGGATAACAAGGAAAAAGGACAATAA
- a CDS encoding Hpt domain-containing protein — MEYKSFNWALLIEQFEGDEEILQDMIVNFQKSSPALLETLRSAVKEQDAAKLSLSAHTFKGVFRNFFSEEGSNIAYELEMSGKKSNFENTHSLLKALESQLTLLLEETLVLKKSLDKVP; from the coding sequence ATGGAATATAAGTCATTTAACTGGGCACTATTAATAGAGCAATTTGAAGGAGATGAAGAGATCCTTCAGGATATGATTGTTAATTTTCAAAAGTCTTCACCTGCTCTGCTTGAGACTCTTCGTAGCGCAGTCAAAGAACAGGATGCGGCTAAACTTTCCTTAAGCGCTCACACATTTAAAGGTGTCTTTAGAAATTTTTTCTCGGAAGAAGGAAGTAATATTGCTTATGAATTAGAGATGTCTGGTAAGAAGTCCAATTTTGAAAACACGCACTCACTACTGAAAGCTTTAGAGTCTCAACTAACACTTTTATTAGAAGAAACTCTTGTTCTTAAAAAATCTCTAGATAAAGTTCCTTAA
- a CDS encoding CpaF family protein, whose translation MSVFKDAIDQFLYPIKDLLEDAGVSEVMINGPKEIFIEKKGLVYKVENQFHNEEALISAMRAIAQSVGRRIDKDNPRLDARLPDGSRIHVVLPPMAKNGTTVAIRKFSKEKLTLNDLITFGSLSKEAARFLDICIYLGKNIIVSGGTGSGKTTMLNVLGSRIPKTQRLIIIEDAAELQVKAEHVVNFETRKADAERGVTEVSIRDLVISAMRLRPDRIIVGEVRGEEALDLIQVMNTGHDGSMGTVHANNPVDACTRLETLCLMGDTKIPPDAVRKMVGSAMQIIVQCSRFHDGGRRTSHISEITGIDKNGNYISRDIFRWVQTGKDPDTGKYIGEMVPCNYVPTFFEDIVVNKLPFPKSNFLAPEWYNQKLKGDKGEAA comes from the coding sequence ATGTCAGTATTTAAGGACGCCATTGACCAGTTTCTCTATCCCATCAAGGATCTCCTTGAGGATGCTGGCGTTTCCGAAGTTATGATCAACGGGCCGAAAGAAATTTTCATCGAGAAAAAAGGTCTGGTCTATAAAGTTGAAAACCAATTCCACAATGAAGAAGCGCTTATCTCAGCGATGAGAGCAATCGCTCAGTCGGTGGGACGTCGTATTGATAAGGACAATCCTCGCCTTGATGCCCGTCTTCCAGATGGGTCTCGTATTCACGTTGTTTTGCCTCCGATGGCCAAAAACGGAACGACGGTAGCGATCAGAAAGTTTTCAAAAGAAAAATTAACACTGAATGATTTAATTACTTTTGGTTCTCTTTCAAAAGAGGCCGCTAGATTTTTAGATATCTGTATTTACCTGGGGAAAAACATTATTGTTTCCGGTGGTACGGGTTCTGGAAAGACGACGATGCTGAACGTTTTAGGTTCACGCATTCCTAAAACACAACGCCTGATTATTATCGAAGATGCGGCCGAGCTTCAGGTAAAAGCTGAGCACGTTGTAAACTTCGAAACAAGAAAAGCAGATGCTGAACGTGGAGTGACGGAAGTCTCTATCCGCGACCTGGTTATTTCGGCCATGAGACTTCGTCCCGACAGAATTATCGTTGGAGAGGTTCGTGGAGAAGAAGCACTCGATCTTATCCAGGTAATGAACACTGGTCACGACGGTTCAATGGGAACAGTTCACGCTAACAATCCGGTTGATGCCTGTACGCGACTAGAAACACTCTGTCTGATGGGCGACACTAAGATTCCACCTGATGCCGTAAGGAAGATGGTTGGCTCTGCAATGCAGATTATCGTTCAGTGTTCGCGCTTTCACGACGGGGGAAGAAGAACGTCTCACATTTCAGAAATTACCGGTATCGATAAAAATGGAAACTATATCTCGCGCGATATTTTCAGATGGGTGCAAACAGGAAAAGACCCGGACACTGGAAAATATATTGGAGAGATGGTTCCGTGCAATTATGTGCCGACATTCTTTGAAGATATTGTGGTTAACAAACTTCCATTTCCAAAAAGCAATTTCCTTGCACCTGAATGGTACAACCAGAAACTAAAAGGTGATAAGGGAGAAGCGGCCTAA
- the nth gene encoding endonuclease III has translation MSLKQDKADYIVERLEQLYPETPIPLDHKDSYTLLIAVLLSAQCTDERVNKITPLLFKRADTPEKMVKLSVKEIEDIIRPCGLSPRKSKAIHELSQILLDKHKGEVPASFEDLEALPGVGHKTASVVMAQSFGVPAFPVDTHIHRLAQRWGLTSGKNVEQTEADLKKVFPKEKWNKLHLQIIFYGREHCTARGCDGLTCELCSSLNFLKTKPVKTKK, from the coding sequence ATGAGTTTAAAACAAGATAAAGCAGACTACATCGTCGAGAGATTAGAACAATTATACCCAGAGACCCCGATTCCTTTGGATCACAAGGACTCTTATACTCTTTTAATTGCAGTTTTACTTTCGGCCCAGTGTACGGATGAGAGGGTCAATAAAATTACCCCACTTTTGTTTAAGCGTGCCGACACTCCAGAAAAAATGGTGAAGCTTTCGGTTAAAGAGATTGAAGATATCATCAGACCTTGTGGGCTTTCTCCAAGAAAATCAAAAGCGATTCATGAGCTTTCTCAAATTCTTTTAGACAAACATAAAGGCGAAGTCCCGGCGAGCTTCGAAGACCTTGAGGCCCTGCCAGGAGTTGGTCATAAGACGGCTTCGGTGGTGATGGCCCAAAGTTTTGGTGTTCCGGCCTTCCCGGTCGACACTCATATTCACCGCCTGGCCCAGCGCTGGGGACTGACGTCGGGAAAAAATGTCGAGCAGACAGAAGCGGACTTAAAAAAAGTTTTTCCCAAAGAAAAATGGAATAAGCTTCACTTGCAGATTATTTTTTATGGAAGAGAGCATTGCACGGCCCGCGGTTGTGATGGGCTTACATGTGAGCTTTGTTCGTCACTGAATTTCCTTAAAACAAAACCGGTGAAAACAAAAAAATAA
- the lexA gene encoding transcriptional repressor LexA, whose protein sequence is MAITKKQKEFYDYIVAYNKEHGHSPTQKEIKDHFGLKSFGSVQKYLQYLNKEGLIEREWNQRRSLEIKNDEAESDSDQIPLLGMVAAGNPIEAIENATNMISVPRTFIKGGFKYFALTVKGDSMIEAGILEGDVIVCRSTKEARNGQIVVAVIDGEATVKTFSQQKKAIELLPANRNYSPIVVDENVADFKIVGNLVGLLRSY, encoded by the coding sequence ATGGCGATTACAAAAAAACAAAAAGAATTCTATGATTACATTGTGGCCTACAATAAAGAGCATGGCCACTCCCCAACTCAAAAAGAAATCAAAGACCACTTTGGGCTTAAATCTTTTGGATCAGTCCAAAAGTACCTTCAGTACTTAAATAAAGAAGGACTGATTGAAAGAGAATGGAACCAGCGCAGAAGCCTGGAAATCAAAAATGACGAAGCCGAATCCGACTCAGACCAAATCCCTCTACTGGGTATGGTAGCTGCCGGTAACCCGATTGAGGCCATTGAAAACGCCACTAACATGATCTCTGTTCCGCGCACCTTTATTAAAGGTGGATTCAAATATTTCGCCCTGACAGTTAAAGGGGATTCAATGATTGAAGCGGGAATCCTTGAAGGAGACGTTATTGTCTGCCGTTCAACCAAAGAAGCACGCAATGGCCAGATCGTCGTAGCAGTCATTGATGGTGAAGCGACAGTAAAAACCTTCAGCCAACAGAAAAAAGCAATTGAACTCCTTCCTGCAAATAGAAACTACTCACCTATCGTCGTCGACGAAAATGTGGCCGATTTTAAAATTGTAGGAAACTTAGTAGGACTTCTTCGCTCCTACTGA
- a CDS encoding alpha/beta fold hydrolase, protein MEHLNLRAYCAQFLEDNRLGDLPFFKEEDYTSNYRDLIELSLSLADSLKDEGSYYALKIDSPYFFFAHLLASIFAKKDVVVLSSKEPESALFSYQRTLGFKRIITGVIGSGKKDSHFPDIEINESSMAFSILSSGSSGPSKAIFLSLKNVYASATSVIDFFKMSKDDTSFMNLPHHHIGGMMILWRAFFSMGSLTNVRENSFQFISLVPLQFKRALTDPSELASLKKCRGILIGGAPLNEELKLEAKKENLPVFETYGMSETSSLVMLNGTPLKGQTVKLDENGYFLIKGPTLSPGAPVDSEGFFHTKDIGVKNADGTLSFSHRGDILFKSGGELINPIEVEAKVKELPWMAEAVSVGINHHEWTKAQALVFKSTDPDKTIDDIKAHLKKELHPYLIPRYFYPAGKDLVREGMKPKRFEVANFAREEFFKNLLHHLYIPHPNAKRLVVFFHGFMEDHSDMIPLMDSHHQCAYLFIDFPGHGKSRAGAFKKREDVFYYLSELILFKAQGLPYTLYGYSMGGRIALELALDYLRPEQLILESSHFGFKTAEEKRTRLESDRLLFKDVKDDNDLRIFFESWYKNPIFTGYNQSAHYSIDLEKKLTHAPKEWQASMEFNSPGTSPYFYQEVMAKLSLLKVVGIVGSLDAKYKTHFNEVKAQLADLHLYEIKGAGHNPHKTHLSDIKNILRNFI, encoded by the coding sequence ATGGAACATTTAAATTTAAGAGCCTACTGCGCCCAATTTTTGGAAGACAATCGTCTTGGGGACCTTCCTTTTTTTAAAGAAGAAGATTACACCTCAAATTACCGCGATCTTATTGAACTTTCTTTGTCATTGGCCGACTCTCTTAAAGATGAAGGCAGCTATTACGCTTTAAAAATCGACTCCCCTTATTTTTTCTTTGCCCACTTACTCGCCTCCATTTTTGCTAAAAAAGATGTCGTCGTTCTTTCTTCCAAAGAACCAGAAAGCGCTCTTTTCTCTTATCAAAGGACCCTGGGTTTTAAACGAATCATTACTGGAGTTATTGGTTCTGGGAAAAAAGATTCTCATTTTCCTGACATCGAGATCAATGAATCGTCTATGGCCTTTAGTATTTTAAGCTCTGGCTCAAGCGGGCCATCTAAGGCCATCTTTCTTTCTTTAAAAAATGTTTATGCTTCGGCAACAAGTGTGATTGATTTTTTCAAGATGAGTAAAGACGATACTAGTTTTATGAATCTTCCTCATCACCACATCGGTGGAATGATGATTTTATGGAGAGCATTTTTTAGTATGGGGTCTTTGACCAATGTGCGCGAAAATAGCTTTCAGTTTATTTCTTTAGTGCCGCTACAATTTAAGCGCGCGCTCACAGACCCCTCTGAACTCGCATCGCTAAAAAAATGCCGAGGAATTCTCATTGGGGGTGCTCCTTTAAATGAGGAGTTAAAATTAGAAGCAAAAAAAGAAAATCTTCCTGTCTTTGAAACCTATGGCATGAGTGAAACGTCTTCACTGGTCATGCTCAATGGCACTCCTTTAAAAGGGCAAACTGTTAAGCTCGATGAAAACGGATACTTTTTAATTAAAGGGCCGACTCTTTCTCCTGGCGCTCCTGTTGATAGTGAAGGATTTTTTCACACTAAAGATATTGGCGTTAAAAATGCCGATGGCACTCTTTCATTTTCTCACCGTGGAGACATTCTTTTTAAAAGCGGTGGCGAACTCATCAATCCCATTGAGGTGGAGGCCAAGGTTAAAGAACTGCCCTGGATGGCCGAGGCCGTGTCGGTGGGAATTAACCATCACGAATGGACCAAGGCCCAGGCCCTGGTTTTTAAGAGCACTGACCCCGACAAAACAATTGATGATATTAAGGCCCATTTAAAAAAAGAACTTCACCCTTATCTCATCCCTCGTTATTTTTATCCGGCAGGAAAAGACCTGGTAAGAGAAGGAATGAAACCAAAGCGTTTTGAAGTGGCGAACTTTGCCCGCGAAGAGTTTTTTAAAAATCTTCTACACCATCTCTACATTCCCCACCCCAATGCCAAAAGGCTTGTCGTGTTCTTCCATGGTTTTATGGAAGATCACAGCGATATGATTCCTTTAATGGATTCTCACCATCAATGCGCTTATCTCTTTATTGATTTCCCAGGCCACGGTAAAAGCCGTGCAGGGGCCTTTAAAAAGCGCGAAGATGTTTTCTACTACCTAAGCGAGTTGATTCTCTTTAAAGCTCAGGGACTCCCTTATACGCTTTATGGCTACTCAATGGGAGGAAGGATTGCTCTAGAATTGGCCCTTGATTATTTAAGGCCAGAGCAATTGATTTTGGAGTCTTCACACTTTGGGTTTAAGACGGCCGAAGAAAAAAGGACGAGACTTGAATCTGACCGCTTGCTTTTTAAAGATGTCAAAGATGACAATGACCTGAGGATCTTTTTTGAAAGCTGGTATAAAAACCCGATCTTTACCGGGTATAATCAGTCTGCTCATTATTCAATAGATTTGGAAAAAAAACTCACACATGCACCTAAAGAGTGGCAGGCCTCAATGGAGTTTAACTCTCCAGGAACCTCGCCTTATTTCTATCAGGAAGTAATGGCAAAACTCTCGCTCTTAAAAGTTGTGGGAATTGTCGGAAGCCTGGATGCTAAATACAAAACTCACTTCAACGAAGTAAAGGCCCAGCTCGCCGATCTCCACTTGTATGAAATCAAAGGCGCTGGCCACAATCCACACAAGACACACTTGAGTGACATCAAAAATATTTTAAGGAACTTTATCTAG
- the eno gene encoding phosphopyruvate hydratase, producing the protein MSKIKSIKARQILDSRGNPTVEVDVVTEAGNLARAAVPSGASTGSKEALELRDGDKSYYMGKSVLKAVKNVNEIIAPKIVGMDSTELKKIDSIMLEMDGTENKSKLGANALLGVSMAVCRAGAMDLNMSLYKYMFEKCKAPNSHKKYVMPSPLMNIINGGSHASNNLDIQEFMIVPHMKKSFGDNLRAGVEVFHSLKKVLSEGNHSTNVGDEGGFAPDLQSHEEAIELILKAITNAGYKPGVDMSISLDAAASEFYKDGKYHMQGKVFSTSDMVKYYSDLAAKYPIYSIEDGLDEGDHQGWIELTKALGSKITLVGDDLFVTNKKIFEAGIKAGEANAILVKVNQIGTMSETFEAMELGFNNNYKAIVSHRSGETGDSFIADLAVATGCAHIKTGSASRSDRMEKYNQLLRIEEELGADALYIPVK; encoded by the coding sequence ATGTCAAAAATTAAGTCTATTAAGGCCCGCCAGATTCTGGATTCACGTGGAAACCCAACGGTAGAAGTTGATGTCGTCACTGAAGCCGGCAACCTTGCACGCGCAGCTGTTCCATCAGGAGCTTCAACTGGTTCAAAGGAAGCCCTTGAACTTCGCGATGGCGACAAGTCTTACTACATGGGAAAATCTGTTTTAAAAGCAGTAAAAAACGTCAATGAAATCATCGCACCAAAAATTGTGGGGATGGATTCAACGGAACTAAAAAAGATTGATTCAATCATGCTGGAAATGGATGGAACAGAAAACAAATCTAAGCTTGGGGCCAATGCTCTTTTAGGTGTGTCGATGGCCGTTTGCCGTGCTGGGGCCATGGATTTAAACATGAGCCTCTATAAGTACATGTTTGAAAAGTGTAAAGCGCCAAACTCGCACAAAAAATATGTTATGCCATCTCCTTTAATGAACATCATCAACGGTGGATCGCACGCTTCAAATAACCTGGACATCCAGGAGTTCATGATCGTTCCACACATGAAAAAATCTTTTGGCGACAACCTTCGCGCAGGTGTTGAAGTGTTTCACTCGCTTAAGAAAGTTCTTTCTGAAGGAAATCACTCAACTAACGTCGGTGATGAAGGTGGATTTGCTCCGGATCTTCAATCACACGAGGAAGCTATTGAACTTATTCTAAAAGCGATTACAAACGCCGGGTATAAACCAGGTGTCGATATGTCTATCTCTTTGGATGCAGCGGCAAGCGAGTTCTACAAGGATGGAAAATACCATATGCAGGGGAAAGTTTTTTCTACTTCTGACATGGTTAAATACTATTCAGATTTAGCGGCCAAGTATCCGATATATTCCATTGAGGATGGTCTCGATGAAGGGGATCACCAGGGATGGATCGAGCTGACAAAAGCTCTTGGTTCAAAAATCACTCTTGTTGGAGACGATTTATTCGTAACAAACAAAAAGATTTTTGAAGCGGGGATTAAAGCAGGTGAGGCCAATGCCATTCTGGTGAAAGTAAACCAGATCGGAACAATGAGCGAAACTTTCGAAGCAATGGAGCTTGGGTTTAATAACAACTACAAGGCCATCGTTTCACACCGCTCAGGGGAAACCGGCGACTCTTTCATTGCTGATCTTGCTGTGGCCACAGGTTGTGCGCACATTAAGACAGGCTCAGCGAGCAGATCTGACCGTATGGAAAAATACAATCAGCTTCTTCGCATTGAAGAAGAGCTTGGGGCAGACGCACTTTACATTCCGGTAAAATAG
- the murI gene encoding glutamate racemase, whose protein sequence is MNAPKHKIGVFDSGIGGFSVLNELLKAFPEAEYFYYSDDAHAPYGPKTDEYINQRTFVITDELISQGVEMIVVACNTATAVSIDALRAAYPQMPFVGVEPYLNAYYKETGPSKMAVLTTVSAGKSERFKRLKERLDPKGFIDHYSLQNLARMVEELYKHPEYEGEFDKLLVSELEPLQGKQYTHAILGCTHYPLVRNKIEDVLKLKTLSPCPYVAQRVRELSVKPGEVPGDISETFEFYSSSKPEWVKKNRSDFYYPFKK, encoded by the coding sequence ATGAATGCACCTAAGCATAAGATCGGCGTTTTTGATTCTGGTATCGGTGGATTTAGTGTCCTCAATGAACTCCTTAAAGCTTTTCCAGAAGCAGAGTATTTTTACTACAGCGATGATGCTCATGCTCCCTACGGTCCCAAAACCGACGAATACATTAATCAAAGAACTTTTGTCATTACTGACGAGTTAATTTCTCAGGGAGTGGAGATGATTGTTGTGGCGTGCAATACCGCGACAGCTGTTAGTATCGATGCCCTGCGGGCCGCTTATCCGCAGATGCCTTTTGTCGGCGTAGAGCCTTACCTGAACGCTTACTACAAAGAAACCGGCCCTTCTAAGATGGCGGTGCTGACAACCGTTTCAGCAGGAAAGTCTGAGCGTTTTAAGCGGTTAAAGGAGCGTCTTGACCCAAAAGGTTTTATTGACCATTATTCTCTACAAAACCTGGCCCGCATGGTGGAAGAGCTCTATAAACATCCCGAGTATGAGGGAGAGTTCGATAAGCTTTTAGTGAGTGAGTTAGAACCACTTCAAGGCAAGCAGTATACGCACGCTATTTTGGGGTGCACGCATTACCCGTTAGTCAGAAACAAAATTGAAGATGTATTAAAACTTAAAACACTTTCACCTTGCCCTTATGTGGCCCAAAGAGTGAGAGAGCTTTCAGTCAAGCCGGGAGAAGTGCCCGGTGATATAAGTGAGACTTTTGAATTTTATTCAAGCAGTAAACCCGAGTGGGTGAAAAAAAATCGCTCTGATTTTTATTACCCCTTCAAAAAATAA